From the Aerococcus viridans genome, the window AAAGTTTCTAAGGCATCAAATGCTGCTTGGTAATCACCCGTAAATACTCGACCACAGCCGGCTGAGAACATTGCATCACCAGCAAATAGAAATTGATTATCGACAATATAGGCTAAGTGACCAGCTGTATGGCCCGCTGAAAGTAAGGCGGTTACTGTATGGCCTAAAATATCTACCTGGCTACCATCTTCTAAAATTGTCATATCGTCAAAACCTGGCACTTCACTTGGACCATAAATATTAGTTTCTGGGTAGGTCTGGATAATTTCCTCTACACCACCAATATGATCGTCATGTTTATGTGTTAATAAAATAGCAATTTGGCTAGGTTTTTCTACTTCGATATAAGATAAAACTTCTGCTGCTTCACCC encodes:
- the gloB gene encoding hydroxyacylglutathione hydrolase, which encodes MNIFPIHALADNYIWMIEDTDSVVIVDPGEAAEVLSYIEVEKPSQIAILLTHKHDDHIGGVEEIIQTYPETNIYGPSEVPGFDDMTILEDGSQVDILGHTVTALLSAGHTAGHLAYIVDNQFLFAGDAMFSAGCGRVFTGDYQAAFDALETFSRLDDDIAVFAGHEYTLTNLKFAHSIFPENEVIAEALGQAEVLNAVNHPTYPSTIGREKIINIFMQPEDVTAFKDLRNLRDNF